A single Camelus bactrianus isolate YW-2024 breed Bactrian camel chromosome 1, ASM4877302v1, whole genome shotgun sequence DNA region contains:
- the LOC105066805 gene encoding LOW QUALITY PROTEIN: phospholipid scramblase 1 (The sequence of the model RefSeq protein was modified relative to this genomic sequence to represent the inferred CDS: substituted 1 base at 1 genomic stop codon): protein MAFCDLQPTIQWMQTPGSILNCPPGLEYLTQVNQLLVCQRFDLLEVLSHFETNKTYDVMDNQGQRIYFAEEKSNCFLRHFCGPSRPFTMTIYDNRGCDVITMHKALRWSCCWSNCCLQKLKVEAPPGEIIGYVYQYYHPFLPMFKIXNEKKEDVMKIRGPCVLSSCLKEQNFNLLSLDEEIVIGKISKQWAGFMRELFTNADKFGIQFPFDLDVKVKALMLGASFLVWTTCILNFGHKNHPERLCQRLLAIKFATPQQD, encoded by the exons ATGGCTTTTTGTGATTTACAACCTACGATACAATGGATGCAAACACCAGGGTCAATACTCAACTGTCCACCTGGACTGGAATATTTAACTCAG GTTAATCAGTTACTAGTGTGTCAGCGTTTTGATCTGCTGGAAG TCCTTAGCCAttttgaaactaacaaaacatatgATGTCATGGACAATCAAGGACAGAGAATTTACTTTGcagaagagaaaagcaactgTTTCCTCAGACATTTCTGTGGACCTTCAAGGCCTTTTACCATGACAATTTATGATAACAGAGGCTGTGATGTCATCACTATGCATAAAGCTCTAAGATGGAGCTGTTGCTGGAGTAACTGCTGCCTACAAAAG ctAAAAGTTGAGGCTCCTCCAGGAGAAATAATTGGATATGTTTATCAATACTATCACCCATTTTTGccaatgtttaaaatataaaatgaaaaaaaggaggaTGTAATGAAAATCAGAGGGCCATGTGTGCTTTCTAGCTGTctcaaagaacaaaattttaat ttattgtcCCTGGATGAAGAAATAGTAATTGGtaagatttcaaaacagtgggcTGGATTTATGAGGGAACTATTCACCAATGCTGACAAATTTGGGATCCAGTTTCCATTTGATCTTGATGTTAAAGTAAAAGCACTGATGCTTGGAGCAAGTTTCCTCgtt TG GACTACATGTATTTTGAACTTTGGTCATAAGAATCATCCTGAAAGATTATGCCAGAGATTACTGGCAATAAAGTTCGCCACACCTCAGCAAGATTAA